The genomic DNA TGCCAGAGGTCACAGGAGAATGGACCGGGTCCATCAACGCTGAAATTCCAGCTACAGCACCGGCGGAGTCCTGCCGGCACCGCCAGGGAGCCATGCCCAAAGGAGCGGCtcattccacctccttcctccgcccCACGGAGTCGCAGGGTTTCATCGCCAgggacggagcaggagccctCGTGAGCTCAACACCGCTCAAACCAAGGGAACCCTGGTCGGTGGTGGCCAGGGGCGCTAGGGCCCGtccgtctccccctcctccgcccccgtatctgccactggataacaggtacgatatcctaagcctgcaggacttccctcccgtgggcgcttgttccagctcgcctcctggtcctgtccgtccagctggctctcaccAGACGAGGAACCAGGGTCAGCCCGCTCGACCTGGCCCTCCGCTACCATCCTGGTCAGGAGCAACCACGACCCGGCGCCACCATCcccaggctcctcgccgccaccgccgcacctccagacgatcagaggcggccactcaggtgcagcgcacccccgcggtgctggtggtcgggacctcaatggtcaggcacgtggcggtgcacgacggccggaccttctgtcatCCCGGTGcccgtgttgcggaggttacatcctcggccctgcagctgagtgcacagcacccctcggcctccacgctggttctggaagccggcatcaacgacctcaaattccagcagtcggaggttctgaagcaggacttcatctccctggtggaccgtctgctggacacggggaagcggctaattatctccggcccgcttcccccacctcgctacggtgacgtcgtcaccagccgcctccgccagctgcacctgtggctgaaggggtactgcttgggcaacagtatccccttcgttgacaattttgctgcctttttttaaatagaccccatctttttaaacgggacggccttCACCTAAACCAcgaggggtcccggcttctatctttgaacattgacttgactgtccgttcctgcgcAACAcccacctcctgactattggttaaaacacatgcacgccaacactctgccccccactcacactcacatatagGCTCACCCCCCGCACGCCCcaccatacatgcccctccaccactactcccatgtctgccatcaacatcacagatcactcactccattgacaccatcacttcatacagacagaaacccaggactgttcccagacgtgacagtgcttttattattcctataaaaagacatgatgagtgcacgtccggcgcggacataaagatggccgtgttgaacgtgcgctctcttttaaacaaatcttttataataaacgatTTAATTTTAGACAAAAACCTCGATGGTATTCTCCTTACtgagacatggcttggcactgatgcacctgctgttctcacagaggcttgccccccagattttaactttttattttctacaagggggggtaggaaaggaggtggaaccgcctcaataacaaggacccaaatgtcttcacgcgaggtctcttttaatacgtttccatcatttgagcatcatgcgtttgtttttagcagccctccgattttaagcataacagtttacagaccaccccaatactccacctcttttatcagtcaattctcagaatttttatcaatcatttatgctaaatacaataggatttttaataactggtgattttaatctacacctcaacaacgcctcggacccagtgtccagagaatttttaaacctccttcacagtctggattttaaacatgtcacgcagccgacccacaacagaggtcgcaccctggacctggtcataacctatggcctgtccgtgggtgggtcctctgttgtggatctggccgtgtctgaccacttttgcgtgttttttaacatcaccagttttaatcAGCGGGGGACCCCTGTGGGAGCGGTGAGGAGACGCTAGACTGGCCAGACTGGTTCGAGCtgatagaaaggcaacagtgACTCAAATAACCACCCGTTACAACCAAGGTAGGCAGAAGAGCATCTCTGAACGCACAGTACGTCGAACTTTGAGGCAgatgggctgcagcagcagaagaccacaccGGGTGCCACTCCTttcagctaagaacaggaaactgAGGCTACAATTTGCACAAGCTCATCGAAATTGGACAATAGAAGATTGGAAAAACGTTGCCTGGTCTGATGAGTCTCGATTTCTGCTGCGACATTCGGATGGTAGGGTCAGAATTTGGCGTCTACAACATGAaagcatggatccatcctgccttgtaTCGACGGttcaggctggtggtggtggtggtgtaatGGTGTGGGGAATATTTTCTTGGCACTCTTTGGGCCCCTTGGTACCAATTGAGCATCGTTGCAACGCCACAGCCTACCTGAgtattgttgctgaccatgtcatccctttatgaccacaatGTACCCAacttctgatggctactttcAGCAGGATAATGCGCCATGTCATAAAGCTGGAATCATCTCAGACTGGTTTCTTGAACATGACAATGAGTTCACTGTACTCAaatggcctccacagtcaccagatctcaatccaatagagcatctttgggatgtggtggaacggGAGATTCGCATCATGGATGTGCAGCCGACAAATCTGCGGCAACTGTGTGATGCCATCATGTCAATATGGACCAAACTCTCTGAGGAATGCTTCCACCACCTTGTTGAATCTATGCCACGAACAATtgaggcagttctgaaggcaaaagggggtCCAACCCGTTACTAGCAtggtgtacctaataaagtggccggtgagtgtataAGTTCTTCTACCCGTTTGCGTGGGAATTCCTGGAATCTGGCTTTGACAGATTACCTCAGCCGCCAGAATAGGCGCGGTTCACGGCGCGTCATAACTTGTCTTTAATGGAGACTTCGAATCTTTGGAACCGGCTTGTAAGTATCAACATCTTTTTGGAATTGTTCTGTGAACTTATTTTAAACTTTAAGTGAATCCCAAAATCGTTTGCGTCAGAATAAAGTGCGCACTGAGCCGCGATGTCTCAATAGACCCATGGAAAGCTTTTACGCAAAGTCTTGCACACAACATTTTCTTGGGTAAAAGTTTCCTTGTCATGTGGTTTCGATGCCCGAATCGTGAAACTATGATAGAAACGTTCAAATTTCTGCAATTAGAAAGAGGCATGCTGATTTTAAATACAGTAGAAATGGGAATAATATGCATCCTATTGAAAAATGCCGTGCAGCGGTGGTTTATCAACGTTTATTGTCCGTTTCATGGTGGATGCCGAACACTGCGTTCACAAGAGGGTGCTTCTAATGTGTTACACTACTTCAGCTTTCACAAATTGAGCAACGCGGCTCtacagagaacaggaagtgattagTTCTTTCAGACGTTGCCAGGCTCTGCATGTCTGAGATAACAGAGATAAATAAAATTGGGCTCAGTGTTTCCTCCACGCTGATATGTATCTCAGGGCACCGATTTAATCTGCAGAGCGACCGGTAAGcatcttctttcctttccttggCACACGAGAGCTCACCGTAAGTTGCTTTTTGGGTCAAAAAGCAACTTTTTTACAGTGTTGAAATTCAAGTGAATTATCATGTGATTTTCCAGATATTGGAAATCCGGCACAAACCAAGATGATTACCTTTGActgcgtgaggtttcagcttgcCCTGCTGCCATCAGTCTATGGATTTGTCTTCATACTGGCTCTGGTTGGAAATCTGCTTGCTCTATGGCTTCTTGTGGCCAGACAAAGAAGGAATTGGCACACTGGCGTGGTTCTGTCATGTAACCTTGCAGTCAGCGACCTGCTGTACATACTGACTCTGCCGCTGCTGATTATCTACTACTCTCGGGGGAAAGAATGGACGTTTGGCGTTCCTTTGTGCAAAATCGAAAGGTTCCTTTTCACCTGCAACATATACGTGAGCATCTTCTTCATCATGGCGATAAGTGTGAACCGTTGCGTGGCCCTTAAGTGGCCCTTCTTCGCTCGATCCCACGTAAAACCAGCCCAGGTCAAGGTCATCAGCGTCATCATCTGGATCGTTGTGGGAGTCATTTCGTGCCCTGTGTTCAAATTTTCCTCAACTTGCAAACAACATAacaaaactctgtgtgtgtcttatTGTGACGACGGGCAGGACGATGGAAACTTATACTTCAAGTACAACATCTTCCTCAGTGTGTTTGGGTGCTTTGTTCCCTTCCTGGTGACTTTCACTTCTTATTGTGTGGTGATCCACGTGGTCTGGAGAAATGTGAACATAACCTCACTGGAGAAGTGCAAGGTGGCACTGCTGGTCGCATCAGTGCTCGTATTGTACGTCTTTTCATTTCTGCCATACAACATCCTGCTGCTCTATCGTTTATACCAGAAAAtcaaccacagcagcagctgttgggtATTTGATATGTACCAGGTATCCAAGGGACTGGCATCACTGAACATGTGTATCCATCCAATCCTTTACATGGCTGTAATTGACGGCATCAGTCTAATGTGTTGTAGGAGGAgcccaaaacaaaagaaaggcaCATCAGACAGGCAAGAGCTCAGTGACAATCtatgaaatgtttgatttttcatTGACGTCAGTAATAAAGGCATTGTCCATAATATTGTCCCAGTCCTCTCTCTCACATTACGTCTAATTGACTTGGCAGAATGAAGTGCCGTCTATATCAATCCTAAGTATATTATATCAAAGCAAGtcataatttcattttattttcttgaccactttattaCTTTCGGGGccacggggagggtgctggaatCTATCCCATCTGTATATGGGTGAAAGGAGGgtacacccctggatgagtttcCAGCTCATTGCAGGCTGCTAAGTGAGCATTTGGgagttcggtaccttgctcaagggtaccttggcagtgctctaaaggtgttctggcacctacCCCTTCTATCAGAACTGCTTCTATGTTATGTCTACACTAGGGTTTAAACCTGGaactctcctctcatcctctcctcttcctaGTCCCCTACGACTAAGCTACCACTAGTCAtaattttaatggttttaactTTACTTTTGTAAAAACATGCTCCAGGAATGCTAGGAAATAGCAAAAGGGGCCATTTTTTACTAATAACGACACTTTATGGGTATCCAAATTTACTATAAATACTGGGTTTGAAATCCCTTAATCACTACAGATCTTTGAATTGTGTTTTTTGATCAAACTGAATTGTCTAAATACGTGCAGCGTTTGTTCCGTTTTGGCAAAGTTTCAAAGTTAAAGTAAAGCGGTTCTATCAAACGGCTCGTTCGTCGACGATTTTAGGGCAAACTAAGCGGTTCATAAAGTCGGCTCGTTGAATGTTGCCGGACGTCTAACCGGAAGTGCGTGTGACGGCGACTCGGTCCGCTCTGCCGCGTTCACTGCTCCGTGCTAGCCGAGAGGATGCCCTCGATTGAATACGACGAGTGAGTTTTGTTCACTTCCTCATAATGGATTATTTTTATGTCCACTGCTTTTTGTTAATATCCTACATCTATCCATTTCCTACAGTTCCAAGCCCAGTTGGGCCGACCAAGTCGAAGAAGAAGGAGATGAAGGTAAGTAGCAAGCTAACCAGCTAGCTTATCATAGCCTAGCATTAGTTTGGTGCTTGAGACAGGCCGGTCAGGCGGCTCCACTTCCACGTGTTTGTTGAACTCTTGTTTAAACCTACATCTATATGCACCTTTAAATGTCAGATCATTTACAAGTCCAGTCTATAGATTTGAGTGGCTGACGTAAACTGGCAGTTTTAAAGAATATTAAATCACTCGCGACATATGCTGCGGGCCTTAAAAAGTGACGCAGGCAGTGTCAATCTAGCTGTATTTCTGACTTTTACTCAATAAATATCAGCTTAAAATGTAATTCTGTGTTTAAAATATGTACGTTTTTGTACAATATTTCAGATCTCGTGTAGATTAATCGCAGAAGTATTAGTCAGCCGCCCAGTATTATTGATatgtaaaagaaaacatcacGATTCTTGTCCGTATTTTTGACAGGTACTCTACCATCCCCCAAGGAAACCATTAAGGGAAATATAAAAACTGTGACGGAATATAAAATAGATGATGATGGGAAAAAGATCAAGGTAATTTCAGACTTTGTTAGCAAAGGTTTCCAGTCTGTAAACCCTCTTTCGGTTCATAGTCTCCAGTAATAACGTTTTTGTAAAGCTCAGCTAATTCTGAGTTGTACACTAGTGCCGTAACTAAAATGGTCTAAATAACAGGGTTCCTGCTACTCTTTTTTCTTCCGTACAGATTGTGCGGACCTTCAAGATTGAGACGAGAAAAGCCTCAAAAGCAATTGCAAGGCGAAAGGTCTTAACTGGACGACTAATTTAATCCTGAATGTGACACGACTTTGGTTAACATCAGGTTTGTTCCCCCATTTTAGAACTGGAAGAAATTTGGGAACTCTGAGTTTGACCCCCCTGGCCCAAATGTTGCCACCACCACTGTCAGCGATGACGTCTTCATGACCTTCATTTCTAGCAAGGAAGTGAGTGTTTGTATTTTCACTCTGCACTTTTAATGTCGGGTTTCAGACCACATGTTAGGCACATATGAACCCAGCGTCTGATCTCTTTTTTTTAGGATTTGAATGCCCAAGACCAGGATGAGGACCCCATGAATAAAATTAAAGGACAGAAGATTGTGTCCTGTCGTATTTGCAAAGGTGACCATTGGACCACCCGTTGTCCCTACAAGGACACCCTGGGTCCAATGCAGAAGGAGCTGGCAGAGCAACTCGGCCTTTCCACTGCAGACAAGGACAAACCTGCTGGCTCTGGTGCGACCGGTCCTCCAAGACGTTTGATCATTGGAGTGCATTTAAAGGTGCAGCTGATTTCTGATGCATTTTCCCCTTCTCCTTgagtagcagaaccagaacctgtaCAGCCAGCACAAAGCAAGACCGGGAAGTATGTGCCTCCGAGCCTCAGGGATGGAGGAACGCGCAGAGGGGAGTCCATGCAACCCAACCGCAGAGGTGCGTTCAAGTTGTTGCCCTTGGTTACGCTACGTCACACAATGCTGATCATCGCACGCGCGTTTGCACCCAACAGCTGACGACAACGCAACTATTCGCGTGACCAATTTGTCCGAGGACACCCGGGAGACAGACTTGCAAGAACTCTTTAGACCATTTGGTGCCATCTCAAGGATCTACCtggccaaggacaagaacactGGGCAGTCGAAGGTCGGTGCTGGTCTTGACCCCAGCATGAGGCAGTTGTCTACTTGTGTCTGCTAAAATGTCTTCATTCTTTCTCTCAGGGATTTGCTTTCATCAGTTTCCATCGTCGGGAGGACGCATCCAGAGCCATCGCAGGAGTGTCAGGATTTGGATACGATCACCTTATTCTCAATGTTGAATGGGCCAAGTAAGAGCGATCTCCCACTGCTTAACAGgtgttatttattcatgtttacACCCTTTTTTTAACCTCTTCACAGGCCTTCAAACAACTGAAGAATCCAGCAGAGGAGGCCAGATTGAAGTGTAGAAAAATAAGGCTTCTTAAATAAAGAATTGGTATCAGAATGACTTGTCTTGCAACTTTTGCTTCCAGCCATGTTTTAAATTCAGcgttacagtgatccctcgttcatcgcgggagttgcgttccaaaaataacacgcgaaaagtgaaatccgtgaagtagtcagctttattttttttttattattttacaatgcaatattgaactatagaatgaaaccaaaaatcaaaacctgttttaaagcccaaaatttgtttaaaacaataattttaatatagtaatacaaggttggaaacattgtcactcgcgtatttcagtcccagctgtgcctctgcgtcctgactccgctccgctggagcgtctgtttctactgaaggcgcaggagtctttctccgagagaagaacattgttatgggtagttgttggcgctctctttttctgagcaagaagatttttataaacggatatgccaccttcgattatatttgagaactgcaatgaacgactcgcaaaaaaaatccgtgaagcagcgaagccgtgaaagatgaaacgcgatatagcgagggatcactgtagtTTGAGACTTGAAATGATCCAAGGTTTACCTGACACTTTACACTAGATCCAACAGTTCTGATCCCTCTTTGTCCCATAAAGACTCCCCCTTTAATGTAAAGATTCATTTGCACTCTTGGTTTTCTTGCGATTAAGAAGCTTCATTGAAATCAAATGTGAAATAATCTGAGCAATTGCACAAGCTAAATTTCATAAGGGCTTTATTTGAAACATTACACATAGAAAAACTACATACAATATGTACCACACTGGATGGTCGATTCCCAGCAACATGATTAAAAGCACATAAAAAAACAATTGAAATGGTACAACACAGAATGTCCATGGTGACCACAAAATGACACAGTTGAAAGCTTATTTAAAAGGAATGAGTGCCTGAATCACAGGATTTTTGAAACCATTTCTTGCTGGGAGGTTATCCAAGAACTATTCAGAGAGCTCCATCTTCTCGTGTTTGACATTTTCTGCAAATGGGAGACTTAAGTTTATAAGAACTGTTCAACGTTCAAACAGGCATCGCAGGGACGAGACTCACCTGACGCCTGCTCTTGTTTTATTCGCATCGTGACGCACTTCTTGATCTCCAGGCCGATCGCTCTGGACAGTGGAGGAGGAACGGCATTTCCAACCTGGCAACAGGATAAACTTTATCTTTCAAACCATTTGAGGGCAGCAGCACGCAGGGTGTACTGGAAGATAATCCTCATCTCCCAGtataaataagaacaaaaatCTCAGCATAATCACTACTtacctgtctgtgtttgtccagAATGTTCCCAAAGAAACGGTAAGTGTCGGGGAATCCCTGAGAACGTGCACACTCCCTCACGCTGACCACT from Takifugu rubripes chromosome 5, fTakRub1.2, whole genome shotgun sequence includes the following:
- the eif3g gene encoding eukaryotic translation initiation factor 3 subunit G; the protein is MPSIEYDDSKPSWADQVEEEGDEGTLPSPKETIKGNIKTVTEYKIDDDGKKIKIVRTFKIETRKASKAIARRKNWKKFGNSEFDPPGPNVATTTVSDDVFMTFISSKEDLNAQDQDEDPMNKIKGQKIVSCRICKGDHWTTRCPYKDTLGPMQKELAEQLGLSTADKDKPAGSAEPEPVQPAQSKTGKYVPPSLRDGGTRRGESMQPNRRADDNATIRVTNLSEDTRETDLQELFRPFGAISRIYLAKDKNTGQSKGFAFISFHRREDASRAIAGVSGFGYDHLILNVEWAKPSNN